The Triplophysa dalaica isolate WHDGS20190420 chromosome 5, ASM1584641v1, whole genome shotgun sequence genome window below encodes:
- the prr5b gene encoding proline-rich protein 5 isoform X2, translated as MQIFLTRAVGEKKRNTRTLHRLKLMSSVSVSDLSRSVALDDQNNQQQRAGTNATWNRIHNAVIAVFQRRNLAENELYTLNEGVRQLLKTELGSFFTEYLQNQLLTKGMVILRDKIRFYEGQKLLDCLAETWDFFFCDVLSTLQAVFYPVQGKDPSVRQLALLHFRNIITLNIKLEDALMRPRARIPPSIIQMLLVLQGVHECKGASSDYLKLESLVQKVVSPYLGTHGLFSSDGSVTQCSCLLEKRLHRHSLRSIDSPVKNPVVRSKSYNMPILMPVAEYVSESSAGGNVSIRRHSVCQMTSCVEETAFSEIPPSPLTSFTSQAEDCEDPARDGCAARGSLSSSPPILSELQEARDTSLLPSLPSSPETVVDQILESLDSDTEGIFIDFQRQCSSLSDDSRRSESVD; from the exons ATGCAGATATTCCTCACACGAGCTGTTGgagagaagaagagaaacacGCG GACTCTTCACAGGTTGAAGTTGATGAGTTCTGTCAGTGTGAGTGATTTGAGCCGATCTGTAGCACTGGATGATCAAAACAACCAGCAGCAAAGAGCAGGAACCAACGCTACCTGGAACAG GATCCATAATGCCGTGATCGCTGTGTTTCAGCGTAGAAATTTGGCAGAAAATGAACTCTACACACTGAATGAAGGGGTTAG acagCTGCTGAAGACAGAACTGGGCTCTTTCTTCACAGAGTATCTTCAG AATCAGCTCTTAACAAAAGGAATGGTGATCCTGCGAGATAAAATTCGCTTTTATGAAG GTCAGAAGCTTTTGGATTGTCTGGCAGAGACGTGGGATTTCTTCTTCTGTGATGTGTTGTCCACACTGCAGGCCGTTTTCTATCCCGTCCAG gGCAAAGATCCGTCAGTGCGCCAGCTCGCCCTTTTACATTTCAGGAATATCATTACTCTTAACATCAAACTGGAAGATGCGCTGATGCGTCCACGAGCCCGAATCCCTCCGTCAATCATTCAGATGCTGCTCGTCCTACAG gggGTTCACGAGTGTAAAGGTGCGAGCAGTGATTATCTGAAGTTGGAGTCTCTGGTACAGAAGGTTGTGTCACCCTATCTGGGTACACACGGTCTTTTCTCCAGCGACGGCTCTGTCACTCAGTGCTCATGTTTGTTAG agAAGCGACTGCACCGCCACAGTCTGCGATCCATTGACTCGCCTGTAAAAAACCCAGTGGTTCGCTCAAAAAGCTACAACATGCCGATTCTGATGCCGGTGGCTGAGTATGTGTCTGAGAGCAGCGCGGGGGGCAACGTGAGCATCCGCCGTCATTCTGTGTGTCAAATGACTTCATGTGTGGAAGAGACTGCCTTCTCTGAGATTCCTCCCAGCCCGCTGACGTCCTTCACCTCTCAGGCTGAAGATTGTGAAGACCCGGCTCGTGATGGATGTGCGGCACGTGGTTCTCTCTCCTCTTCACCACCCATACTCTCTGAGCTCCAAGAAGCCCGTGACACCTCCTTACTGCCCAGTCTTCCGTCCAGTCCAGAGACGGTTGTGGATCAGATTCTGGAGTCTTTGGACTCGGACACTGAGGGAATCTTTATTGATTTCCAGCGGCAATGCTCCAGTTTGTCTGATGACAGCCGCAGAAGTGAGAGTGTGGATTAA
- the ptpn12 gene encoding tyrosine-protein phosphatase non-receptor type 12 isoform X1 produces MEQVNILKRFIESMRRDEQKAEDNFSSDFMRLRRLSTKYRTEKIYPTYVGEQEENMKKNRYKDILPFDHSRVKVTIKTSNQDTDYINANFIKGVDGPETYITTQGPLPNTVLDFWRMIWEYKVAVIVMACREFEMGRKKCERYFPLFGDEPVLFGPFRISCDSEQARTDYFIRTLTVDFNDESRQVTQFHYVNWPDHDVPSSFDSILDMISMMRGHQERDDVPICIHCSAGCGRTGAICAIDYTWNLLKAGRIPEDFNVFQLIQEMRTQRHSAVQTKEQYELVHRAILQLFEKQLMLLESSTNSEFTDGMEEGSPEKPNQNSDEEPWDTPPPKPPRIRSNQVEGDVKEEILQPPEPHPVPPILTPSPPSAFPTVTNVRQDNDRYHPKPILHVLASDQNPDLNENYTKPREGPPALPALTTQPPTPSPGEGLDTRLDPKLSIEIKKVPLQEGPRSFEGNGALQRSHAFKRSNTSSSSMSEDSDDAPRPNHLPLRAEKSQAAWSLPSADRASERTPSPTLSSAASGTPMRSALSFTNPLHSDFTDAETGGGCGTSGCSSISMATNTASLQQQGDHAAHRVTTMSIAGHSLLTKTHTNCDDSEDSPPPLPERTPESFQMVTDPTDVKLCVSEASAQVSESTQIQSPAGPPKNDVVQKAPDLLAVVTPPDVPTDKRIEIEAASQMGFGSRCPQPKGPREPPSEWT; encoded by the exons ATGGAGCAGGTGAATATTCTGAAGAGATTTATCGAGAGCATGAGGAGAGACGAGCAGAAAGCAGAAGATAACTTCAGCTCGGACTTCATG CGACTACGTCGATTATCTACCAAATACAGAACAGAGAAGATCTACCCCACGTATGTTGGAGAGCAGGAGGaaaacatgaagaaaaacagatatAAGGACATTCTGCCAT TCGACCACAGTCGTGTGAAGGTGACTATAAAAACATCCAATCAAGATACAGACTACATCAATGCTAACTTCATCAAG GGAGTGGACGGGCCGGAGACTTACATCACCACTCAGGGTCCGCTGCCTAACACCGTGCTGGACTTCTGGAGGATGATCTGGGAATATAAAGTTGCG GTCATAGTGATGGCGTGTCGAGAGTTTGAAATGGGAAGG aaAAAGTGTGAACGTTATTTTCCTCTGTTTGGAGACGAGCCTGTTCTGTTTGGCCCCTTCAGGATATCCTGT GACTCAGAACAGGCACGGACAGATTATTTCATCCGCACGCTCACAGTGGACTTTAATGAC GAAAGCCGACAAGTGACGCAATTCCATTACGTGAATTGGCCCGACCACGACGTCCCGTCTTCCTTTGATTCCATATTGGATATGATCTCTATGATGAGAGGACATCAGGAGCGTGATGATGTTCCCATCTGTATCCACTGCAG TGCTGGATGTGGCCGGACGGGAGCCATCTGTGCGATTGACTACACGTGGAATTTACTGAAAGCTGGg AGAATTCCAgaagattttaatgtttttcaacTGATTCAGGAGATGAGGACGCAGCGGCATTCTGCAGTACAGACCAAA GAGCAATATGAGCTGGTTCATCGAGCGATCCTTCAGCTCTTTGAGAAACAACTGATGCTGTTAGAGAGTTCAACAAACTCTGAGTTCACAGACGGGATG GAAGAGGGCAGCCCAGAAAAACCCAACCAGAACTCAGACGAGGAACCATGGGATACGCCCCCTCCCAAACCACCCCGTATCCGCAG TAATCAGGTTGAGGGGGATGTGAAGGAGGAGATTTTACAGCCCCCAGAGCCGCACCCTGTCCCTCCAATCCTCACACCGTCCCCGCCCTCGGCGTTCCCTACGGTCACAAACGTGCGTCAGGACAATGACCGATACCACCCCAAACCCATTCTGCATGTGCTGGCGTCGGACCAAAACCCCGATCTCAATGAGAACTACACCAAACCCAGAGAAGGTCCGCCGGCACTGCCCGCCCTGACGACACAACCGCCCACCCCGTCCCCCGGCGAGGGACTCGACACCCGTCTGGATCCAAAGCTGAGCATCGAGATCAAGAAGGTTCCCCTGCAGGAGGGTCCACGCAGCTTCGAGGGTAACGGCGCCCTGCAGCGCTCGCACGCCTTCAAACGCTCCAACACCAGCAGCAGCTCCATGTCTGAGGATTCTGATGACGCTCCTCGTCCCAATCACCTGCCACTGAGAGCTGAGAAGAGTCAGGCCGCCTGGTCTTTGCCCAGTGCAGACAGAGCGTCCGAGCGGACTCCCAGCCCCACCCTTTCATCTGCGGCGTCCGGCACACCCATGAGAAGCGCTCTCAGCTTCACTAACCCGCTGCATTCTGACTTCACTGATGCGGAGACCGGAGGGGGGTGTGGCACCAGCGGCTGCTCCAGTATTTCCATGGCAACCAATACTGCTTCCTTGCAACAGCAGGGCGATCACGCTGCCCACAGGGTCACTACGATGTCCATCGCTGGCCACAGCCTGCTGACAAAGACCCACACGA ACTGTGACGACAGTGAAGATTCACCCCCCCCTCTTCCAGAGAGAACCCCTGAGTCCTTCCAAATGGTCACAG ACCCCACAGATGTGAAGCTGTGTGTCTCAGAAGCGTCTGCACAG GTGTCAGAAAGCACACAGATACAAAGCCCTGCTGGTCCTCCAAAGAACG
- the ptpn12 gene encoding tyrosine-protein phosphatase non-receptor type 12 isoform X2: protein MEQVNILKRFIESMRRDEQKAEDNFSSDFMRLRRLSTKYRTEKIYPTYVGEQEENMKKNRYKDILPFDHSRVKVTIKTSNQDTDYINANFIKGVDGPETYITTQGPLPNTVLDFWRMIWEYKVAVIVMACREFEMGRKKCERYFPLFGDEPVLFGPFRISCDSEQARTDYFIRTLTVDFNDESRQVTQFHYVNWPDHDVPSSFDSILDMISMMRGHQERDDVPICIHCSAGCGRTGAICAIDYTWNLLKAGRIPEDFNVFQLIQEMRTQRHSAVQTKEQYELVHRAILQLFEKQLMLLESSTNSEFTDGMEEGSPEKPNQNSDEEPWDTPPPKPPRIRSNQVEGDVKEEILQPPEPHPVPPILTPSPPSAFPTVTNVRQDNDRYHPKPILHVLASDQNPDLNENYTKPREGPPALPALTTQPPTPSPGEGLDTRLDPKLSIEIKKVPLQEGPRSFEGNGALQRSHAFKRSNTSSSSMSEDSDDAPRPNHLPLRAEKSQAAWSLPSADRASERTPSPTLSSAASGTPMRSALSFTNPLHSDFTDAETGGGCGTSGCSSISMATNTASLQQQGDHAAHRVTTMSIAGHSLLTKTHTNPTDVKLCVSEASAQVSESTQIQSPAGPPKNDVVQKAPDLLAVVTPPDVPTDKRIEIEAASQMGFGSRCPQPKGPREPPSEWT from the exons ATGGAGCAGGTGAATATTCTGAAGAGATTTATCGAGAGCATGAGGAGAGACGAGCAGAAAGCAGAAGATAACTTCAGCTCGGACTTCATG CGACTACGTCGATTATCTACCAAATACAGAACAGAGAAGATCTACCCCACGTATGTTGGAGAGCAGGAGGaaaacatgaagaaaaacagatatAAGGACATTCTGCCAT TCGACCACAGTCGTGTGAAGGTGACTATAAAAACATCCAATCAAGATACAGACTACATCAATGCTAACTTCATCAAG GGAGTGGACGGGCCGGAGACTTACATCACCACTCAGGGTCCGCTGCCTAACACCGTGCTGGACTTCTGGAGGATGATCTGGGAATATAAAGTTGCG GTCATAGTGATGGCGTGTCGAGAGTTTGAAATGGGAAGG aaAAAGTGTGAACGTTATTTTCCTCTGTTTGGAGACGAGCCTGTTCTGTTTGGCCCCTTCAGGATATCCTGT GACTCAGAACAGGCACGGACAGATTATTTCATCCGCACGCTCACAGTGGACTTTAATGAC GAAAGCCGACAAGTGACGCAATTCCATTACGTGAATTGGCCCGACCACGACGTCCCGTCTTCCTTTGATTCCATATTGGATATGATCTCTATGATGAGAGGACATCAGGAGCGTGATGATGTTCCCATCTGTATCCACTGCAG TGCTGGATGTGGCCGGACGGGAGCCATCTGTGCGATTGACTACACGTGGAATTTACTGAAAGCTGGg AGAATTCCAgaagattttaatgtttttcaacTGATTCAGGAGATGAGGACGCAGCGGCATTCTGCAGTACAGACCAAA GAGCAATATGAGCTGGTTCATCGAGCGATCCTTCAGCTCTTTGAGAAACAACTGATGCTGTTAGAGAGTTCAACAAACTCTGAGTTCACAGACGGGATG GAAGAGGGCAGCCCAGAAAAACCCAACCAGAACTCAGACGAGGAACCATGGGATACGCCCCCTCCCAAACCACCCCGTATCCGCAG TAATCAGGTTGAGGGGGATGTGAAGGAGGAGATTTTACAGCCCCCAGAGCCGCACCCTGTCCCTCCAATCCTCACACCGTCCCCGCCCTCGGCGTTCCCTACGGTCACAAACGTGCGTCAGGACAATGACCGATACCACCCCAAACCCATTCTGCATGTGCTGGCGTCGGACCAAAACCCCGATCTCAATGAGAACTACACCAAACCCAGAGAAGGTCCGCCGGCACTGCCCGCCCTGACGACACAACCGCCCACCCCGTCCCCCGGCGAGGGACTCGACACCCGTCTGGATCCAAAGCTGAGCATCGAGATCAAGAAGGTTCCCCTGCAGGAGGGTCCACGCAGCTTCGAGGGTAACGGCGCCCTGCAGCGCTCGCACGCCTTCAAACGCTCCAACACCAGCAGCAGCTCCATGTCTGAGGATTCTGATGACGCTCCTCGTCCCAATCACCTGCCACTGAGAGCTGAGAAGAGTCAGGCCGCCTGGTCTTTGCCCAGTGCAGACAGAGCGTCCGAGCGGACTCCCAGCCCCACCCTTTCATCTGCGGCGTCCGGCACACCCATGAGAAGCGCTCTCAGCTTCACTAACCCGCTGCATTCTGACTTCACTGATGCGGAGACCGGAGGGGGGTGTGGCACCAGCGGCTGCTCCAGTATTTCCATGGCAACCAATACTGCTTCCTTGCAACAGCAGGGCGATCACGCTGCCCACAGGGTCACTACGATGTCCATCGCTGGCCACAGCCTGCTGACAAAGACCCACACGA ACCCCACAGATGTGAAGCTGTGTGTCTCAGAAGCGTCTGCACAG GTGTCAGAAAGCACACAGATACAAAGCCCTGCTGGTCCTCCAAAGAACG
- the prr5b gene encoding proline-rich protein 5 isoform X3 has product MQIFLTRAVGEKKRNTRLKLMSSVSVSDLSRSVALDDQNNQQQRAGTNATWNRIHNAVIAVFQRRNLAENELYTLNEGVRQLLKTELGSFFTEYLQNQLLTKGMVILRDKIRFYEGQKLLDCLAETWDFFFCDVLSTLQAVFYPVQGKDPSVRQLALLHFRNIITLNIKLEDALMRPRARIPPSIIQMLLVLQGVHECKGASSDYLKLESLVQKVVSPYLGTHGLFSSDGSVTQCSCLLEKRLHRHSLRSIDSPVKNPVVRSKSYNMPILMPVAEYVSESSAGGNVSIRRHSVCQMTSCVEETAFSEIPPSPLTSFTSQAEDCEDPARDGCAARGSLSSSPPILSELQEARDTSLLPSLPSSPETVVDQILESLDSDTEGIFIDFQRQCSSLSDDSRRSESVD; this is encoded by the exons ATGCAGATATTCCTCACACGAGCTGTTGgagagaagaagagaaacacGCG GTTGAAGTTGATGAGTTCTGTCAGTGTGAGTGATTTGAGCCGATCTGTAGCACTGGATGATCAAAACAACCAGCAGCAAAGAGCAGGAACCAACGCTACCTGGAACAG GATCCATAATGCCGTGATCGCTGTGTTTCAGCGTAGAAATTTGGCAGAAAATGAACTCTACACACTGAATGAAGGGGTTAG acagCTGCTGAAGACAGAACTGGGCTCTTTCTTCACAGAGTATCTTCAG AATCAGCTCTTAACAAAAGGAATGGTGATCCTGCGAGATAAAATTCGCTTTTATGAAG GTCAGAAGCTTTTGGATTGTCTGGCAGAGACGTGGGATTTCTTCTTCTGTGATGTGTTGTCCACACTGCAGGCCGTTTTCTATCCCGTCCAG gGCAAAGATCCGTCAGTGCGCCAGCTCGCCCTTTTACATTTCAGGAATATCATTACTCTTAACATCAAACTGGAAGATGCGCTGATGCGTCCACGAGCCCGAATCCCTCCGTCAATCATTCAGATGCTGCTCGTCCTACAG gggGTTCACGAGTGTAAAGGTGCGAGCAGTGATTATCTGAAGTTGGAGTCTCTGGTACAGAAGGTTGTGTCACCCTATCTGGGTACACACGGTCTTTTCTCCAGCGACGGCTCTGTCACTCAGTGCTCATGTTTGTTAG agAAGCGACTGCACCGCCACAGTCTGCGATCCATTGACTCGCCTGTAAAAAACCCAGTGGTTCGCTCAAAAAGCTACAACATGCCGATTCTGATGCCGGTGGCTGAGTATGTGTCTGAGAGCAGCGCGGGGGGCAACGTGAGCATCCGCCGTCATTCTGTGTGTCAAATGACTTCATGTGTGGAAGAGACTGCCTTCTCTGAGATTCCTCCCAGCCCGCTGACGTCCTTCACCTCTCAGGCTGAAGATTGTGAAGACCCGGCTCGTGATGGATGTGCGGCACGTGGTTCTCTCTCCTCTTCACCACCCATACTCTCTGAGCTCCAAGAAGCCCGTGACACCTCCTTACTGCCCAGTCTTCCGTCCAGTCCAGAGACGGTTGTGGATCAGATTCTGGAGTCTTTGGACTCGGACACTGAGGGAATCTTTATTGATTTCCAGCGGCAATGCTCCAGTTTGTCTGATGACAGCCGCAGAAGTGAGAGTGTGGATTAA
- the prr5b gene encoding proline-rich protein 5 isoform X1 yields MMKSCRSSEKFRHQLRGPAVMEWDCYVSVLKLMSSVSVSDLSRSVALDDQNNQQQRAGTNATWNRIHNAVIAVFQRRNLAENELYTLNEGVRQLLKTELGSFFTEYLQNQLLTKGMVILRDKIRFYEGQKLLDCLAETWDFFFCDVLSTLQAVFYPVQGKDPSVRQLALLHFRNIITLNIKLEDALMRPRARIPPSIIQMLLVLQGVHECKGASSDYLKLESLVQKVVSPYLGTHGLFSSDGSVTQCSCLLEKRLHRHSLRSIDSPVKNPVVRSKSYNMPILMPVAEYVSESSAGGNVSIRRHSVCQMTSCVEETAFSEIPPSPLTSFTSQAEDCEDPARDGCAARGSLSSSPPILSELQEARDTSLLPSLPSSPETVVDQILESLDSDTEGIFIDFQRQCSSLSDDSRRSESVD; encoded by the exons ATGATGAAGAGCTGTAGATCCTCAGAGAAGTTCAGACATCAGTTGAGAGGTCCAGCAGTGATGGAGTGGGATTGTTATGTATCTGT GTTGAAGTTGATGAGTTCTGTCAGTGTGAGTGATTTGAGCCGATCTGTAGCACTGGATGATCAAAACAACCAGCAGCAAAGAGCAGGAACCAACGCTACCTGGAACAG GATCCATAATGCCGTGATCGCTGTGTTTCAGCGTAGAAATTTGGCAGAAAATGAACTCTACACACTGAATGAAGGGGTTAG acagCTGCTGAAGACAGAACTGGGCTCTTTCTTCACAGAGTATCTTCAG AATCAGCTCTTAACAAAAGGAATGGTGATCCTGCGAGATAAAATTCGCTTTTATGAAG GTCAGAAGCTTTTGGATTGTCTGGCAGAGACGTGGGATTTCTTCTTCTGTGATGTGTTGTCCACACTGCAGGCCGTTTTCTATCCCGTCCAG gGCAAAGATCCGTCAGTGCGCCAGCTCGCCCTTTTACATTTCAGGAATATCATTACTCTTAACATCAAACTGGAAGATGCGCTGATGCGTCCACGAGCCCGAATCCCTCCGTCAATCATTCAGATGCTGCTCGTCCTACAG gggGTTCACGAGTGTAAAGGTGCGAGCAGTGATTATCTGAAGTTGGAGTCTCTGGTACAGAAGGTTGTGTCACCCTATCTGGGTACACACGGTCTTTTCTCCAGCGACGGCTCTGTCACTCAGTGCTCATGTTTGTTAG agAAGCGACTGCACCGCCACAGTCTGCGATCCATTGACTCGCCTGTAAAAAACCCAGTGGTTCGCTCAAAAAGCTACAACATGCCGATTCTGATGCCGGTGGCTGAGTATGTGTCTGAGAGCAGCGCGGGGGGCAACGTGAGCATCCGCCGTCATTCTGTGTGTCAAATGACTTCATGTGTGGAAGAGACTGCCTTCTCTGAGATTCCTCCCAGCCCGCTGACGTCCTTCACCTCTCAGGCTGAAGATTGTGAAGACCCGGCTCGTGATGGATGTGCGGCACGTGGTTCTCTCTCCTCTTCACCACCCATACTCTCTGAGCTCCAAGAAGCCCGTGACACCTCCTTACTGCCCAGTCTTCCGTCCAGTCCAGAGACGGTTGTGGATCAGATTCTGGAGTCTTTGGACTCGGACACTGAGGGAATCTTTATTGATTTCCAGCGGCAATGCTCCAGTTTGTCTGATGACAGCCGCAGAAGTGAGAGTGTGGATTAA